The Streptomyces sp. ICC1 DNA window CCCTCGGGCCGGGCCTGGGGCCAGACCCCGGCGCGGCCGACGGGTCCCGCGCCGATCCGGCCGGCCCCGGCCACTCGCCTCGGGCCCGGCGAGCCGCCTACGCCGGGAGGGCGAGCAGGACCAGCGGGCTGGTGGTCGGCCTCGGTGAGCCCCCGGTGGGCTCCAGGGTCAGGCCGACCGCCGTGGCCGACCCGAGGCCGCCGGTCAGCACGGCGGCACCGTCACCGGTGAGGAAGCCCGCCGGCCGCATCGTCCCGCGGTCGGCGAGCCAGAGCTGGTACGTCCTTCCCGCGCCGGCGGCCGGCAGCCAGTCGGTGAGGAACACGGCCCTGTCGCGCGCCGGGGAGGTGATCACGGTCGCGGCGGCTCCGCCGCTGGTCCGGCCGTGGACGGTACGGGCGTCCGGAGCCGTGACCACGGCCCGCAGCTCCTGGCTCCGCGCGACGGCCTGCCGGGCGTCCAGGCGGGCCCGGTCCGCCTCCCCGGCCTGCCGGAGCGCCGCGCCGCCGAGGACGGCGGCCCCGACGAGGGACGCGGCGACCACGAACGCGCCGGCCTTGCGCGGGAGGCGGTCGAGGAACCCGGCCGCCCGGCGGACGCCGACCCTCGGGGGAAGGCGGCGGACCGTCTCGATGCGGGCGAGAACGGCGGCCTTCATGTGCGGCGGGGGCGCGAGGGCGACGGCGCCGGCCAGCCTGCCGGCCGTGGCGGAGAATCCGGCGACGTCCCCGGAACACGGCGCGCAGCGCACCAAGTGCCGTGCGAAGGCCTCGTGTTCGGCCGGGCCGAGCGCGTCGAGTACGTAGGCCGCGGTGAGGGTGTGCAGTTCGTCTTCGTGCTTCAAGTGGTCACCCCCATGCAGTCGCGCAGGCGGATCAGTCCGTCGCGCATCCGGGTCTTGATCGTGGGAAGAGGGGTCTGGAGGGTCTCGGCGACCTCGCGGTAGGTCAGCCCCTGGTAGTAGGCGAGGGTGACGGCCTGGCGCTGGAGCTCGGTCAGCCCGCGCAGACAGCGCTTGACCTGGTCTCGCTCCAGGCGGGTCTCCACCTGCTCGCTCACCTCGTCGAAGGGCCGGCCCTGTTCGCGCACTCCGGCTTCGTGCTCGCGGTTGGCCGAGGCTTGGGCGGAGCGGACCCGGTCGACCGCGCGGCGGTGCGCGATCGTGGCCACCCACGTCATGACGCTGCCCTGGTCGGGGCGGAACCGCGCGGCCTGGCGCCACACGTCGATCATCACTTCCTGGGCGACCTCCTCCGACTGCGCGCGGTCGCGCACCACCTTGACCGCGATGCCGAAGACGGTTCCCGCCACGGCGTCGTACAGCGCGGAGAAGGCGTCCTGGTCCCCCTGCGCGACGCGCGCCATCAACCCCGCCAGTTCGGCCCTGGCCGATGCGGGACCGGCGCCGGCGCCCGTCCCGGTGCCCGGTCCGGGTCCGGGACCGGGTCCGGGACCGCCGAAGCGCACCTTCTCGGGGTTCACCTGAGCTGCCCCCGTGCGGGGGCGGGCCCGGGCGCGCACGCCGGGGCCGAGAGCGGTTCTCGCCGGTCCATCCATCGCATGAACGATCCTTCGTGGCAGGCGTGCCAGGCCCCGTCGGCCGGGGAACCGGTGGCACCGATTCCTTGCTGTCTCGCCCCTTCTTCGGAGCCGGACGCCGTTCGGATTGGCCGCGGCACAACCGAAAAGGAATCCGTTCGGGGGAACCGCGGCCCCGGGACCAAACCGCCGCCGCGGGCGGGGCGAATGAGAGCCGCGGGCCCGCTCCAGGGACCGCGGGCGGGCTCCGGGTCCAACCCGGAGCCGGCCGCCGCCGTGCAGCAAGGAGATCTGTCATGTCGCGTGTTCTCAAGAGTGCCGCGCTCGCCCTCGCCTCGGGCGCCCTGCTCGTCGGCGGGGCCTCGACGGCCTCGGCCGACGCGGGCGCCCAGGGTGTCGCCGCCTACTCCCCGGGGGTCGGCTCGGGCAACCTGATCCAGATCCCCATCCACATCCCGATCAACGCGTGCGGGAACTCGGTCAGCGTCATCGGGCTGCTCAACCCCGCGTTCGGCAACACCTGCGTGAACGCCTGACCGATCGGCGCGACGCCGGACTCCGGCCCGCCGCCGGCAACGGGACGGCGCGGGCCGGCCGGTCCTCCGGGCGGGCGGGGAGCGGATCGCCGCTCCTGAGCGCCGCCGGGCCCGGAGGACCCGCGCGGGCGGTGGCCGTCAGCGCCGCCCCCCGCGTGCGGGGCAACGCCGCCCGTGTGCGGAGCAAAGCCGCTCGGTCGGGCGCGAAGGTCAATGCGCTGACGGATCTTCACTTGATCGGATGACTGACCCATCCGGCGGGGGCCGGGCGCCGAATCAGGGTCGTGAGCATCAACCGAAGGACAGTCGAGCGCGGCGCCCTCGCCGCGGCGAGCGGCCTGCTGGCCGGGTTCGCCGCACTGGCCGCCGCCGAGCTGACCGCGTCGCTGGTGCGGCCGCAGGCCGGTCCGGTGACGGTGATCGGCGGGGCGGCCATCGACCGCACTCCGGCGGCGCTCAAGGACTTCGCCATCCGCACCTTCGGCGAGAACGACAAGCTGGTCCTCCAGCTCGGCATCCTCGCCACCGTCGGCCTCCTGGCGGCCCTGCTGGGGATGTTCTCCCTGCGCCACCGCCGTACGGGCGCCGCCGGGGTACTGGCCTTCGGCGCCCTCGGCGCGGCGGCGGCCCTCAGCCGGCCCGACGCGGCCGGGGCGGGCGACGTCCTGCCCTCCCTGGTGGGTGGCGTGACCGGCGCGCTCGTGCTGTACCTGCTGGTGGGCAAGGTCGGTGTCCCCGCTGCCCGGCCCGCCGGCGCGACGGGCACCGCGGAGGCCACTGCGGCGGGCACGGCAGTGGGCGCCTCGGCGGGCGCCGCCGCGAGCGGAGCCGCGGACGGCGGTGCCGCTCCGACCGGCTGGAACCGGCGGGGCTTCCTCCTCGCCGCAGGGGCCACCGCCGTCCTCTCCACCGGCGCGGGCGCGCTGGGCCGGGCCCTGACCGGCCGGCGCGGCGCGGGCGCCGCAGCGTCCCGTACCGCCGTACGACTGCCCGCGCCCGCTTCGCCCGCCGCGCCGATCCCGGCCGGGGCGGCGCTGCGCACACCCGGCATCAGCTCCTTCACCACACCCAACAAGGACTTCTACCGTGTCGACACCGCACTCGTGGTCCCCAAGGTGGACGCCGAAACCTGGCGTCTGCGCATCCACGGCAAGGGCGTCTCCCGCCCGCGCTCCTACTCCTTCGCCGAGCTCCTGCAGCGCCCGCTGATCGAGCGGGACATCACCCTGACCTGCGTGTCGAACGAGGTGGGCGGCCCGTACGCGGGCTCCGCGCGCTGGCTCGGCGTACGCCTGTCGGACCTTCTGCGGGAGGCGGGGGTCACCCCGCCGTCGCGCGGCGGCCGGGCCGACCAGCTGATCGCGCGCTCGGTGGACGCGATGACGCTGGGCACGCCCGTCGAGGACGTCATGGACGGCCGGGACGCCATGCTGGCCGTCGGCATGAACGGCGAGCCGCTCCCCTTCGAACACGGCTTCCCGGTCCGGATGGTCGTCCCCGGCCTCTACGGCTACGTCTCCGCCTGCAAGTGGATCCGGGACATCGAGCTCACCACCTTCGACGCCTACGACCCCTACTGGGTCAAGCGGGGCTGGGCCCGCCGGGCTCCGATCAAGACGCAGGCCCGCATCGACACCCCCAAGCCCTTCGCCCGCACACCGGCCGGTCCGGTGACGGTCGCCGGGGTGGCGTGGGCCCAGCACCGCGGCATCGAGCGGGTCGAGGTCCGCGTCGACGACGGGCCCTGGCAGGAGGCCGACCTGGCCGCTCAGGCCACCACGGACACCTGGCGCCAGTGGTCCTTCCCCTGGCAGACCACGCCGGGCGGCCACACCCTCACCGTCCGCGCCACGGACGGCACGGGCGAGGTACAGACCGAGGAGCGCACCCGCACCATCCCGGACGGCGCGAGCGGCCGGCACAGCGTCTTCGTCACCGCGAACTGACCCGACACTCACCGGAATCCATCCGGTTCGCACACTTTCATCCCTTCCTTTCCGAGCTTCACCCACGCATTCCCTGGAGAACACCATGAACACCCTCCGTTTCCGCCGTACCGCCCTCGCCGTCGCCACGGCCGCCGTACTCCCCTTCGCGCTGGCCGCCTGCTCCGACTCCGACTCCGGCAAGGACACCGCCGCCGGTCCGGCCGCCGACGCGAGCACGGCCGCTTCCTCCCCCGCGTCGGACGCCTCCGGGTCGATGACGGCAGACGGCCCCTTCGGCCCGGCGTGCGCCGGTGTCCCGGCGCAGGGCGCGGGCAGCTTCGACGGCATGGCCAAGGACCCGGTCGCGACCGCCGCGTCCAACAACCCGGCGCTGTCCACCCTGGTGGCCGCCGTGAAGCAGGCCGGTCTGGTCGACACCCTCAACAACGCCAAGGACATCACGGTGTTCGCGCCGACCAACGCCGCCTTCGCCAAGATCCCGAAGGCCGACCTCGACAAGGTGCTCGCCGACAAGGCCACGCTGACCAAGATCCTCACCTACCACGTGGTCGGCGAGAAGCTGACCCCGAAGCAGCTGGAGAACGGCTCCTTCACCACGCTGGAGACCGGGAAGCTGACCACCGCTGGCTCGGGCGAGAGCTACAAGGTCAACGGCACGTCGAGCGTGGTCTGCGGCAACGTCCCGACCGCGAACGCGACCGTGTACATCGTGGACACCGTCCTGATGCCGAAGTAGCGAGGCCGCGAACCGGTGACCCCCTGGGTCACCGCTCGTTGAAGAGACGGTCAGCGAAGTGGCCCCGGGAGTCCCGGACCCGTTGTCAGGGTCCGGGACTCCGTGCTGCAGTGCGGCGACCACGCCTT harbors:
- a CDS encoding anti-sigma factor; the encoded protein is MKHEDELHTLTAAYVLDALGPAEHEAFARHLVRCAPCSGDVAGFSATAGRLAGAVALAPPPHMKAAVLARIETVRRLPPRVGVRRAAGFLDRLPRKAGAFVVAASLVGAAVLGGAALRQAGEADRARLDARQAVARSQELRAVVTAPDARTVHGRTSGGAAATVITSPARDRAVFLTDWLPAAGAGRTYQLWLADRGTMRPAGFLTGDGAAVLTGGLGSATAVGLTLEPTGGSPRPTTSPLVLLALPA
- the sigK gene encoding ECF RNA polymerase sigma factor SigK, translating into MARVAQGDQDAFSALYDAVAGTVFGIAVKVVRDRAQSEEVAQEVMIDVWRQAARFRPDQGSVMTWVATIAHRRAVDRVRSAQASANREHEAGVREQGRPFDEVSEQVETRLERDQVKRCLRGLTELQRQAVTLAYYQGLTYREVAETLQTPLPTIKTRMRDGLIRLRDCMGVTT
- a CDS encoding chaplin — its product is MSRVLKSAALALASGALLVGGASTASADAGAQGVAAYSPGVGSGNLIQIPIHIPINACGNSVSVIGLLNPAFGNTCVNA
- a CDS encoding molybdopterin-dependent oxidoreductase, encoding MRVVSINRRTVERGALAAASGLLAGFAALAAAELTASLVRPQAGPVTVIGGAAIDRTPAALKDFAIRTFGENDKLVLQLGILATVGLLAALLGMFSLRHRRTGAAGVLAFGALGAAAALSRPDAAGAGDVLPSLVGGVTGALVLYLLVGKVGVPAARPAGATGTAEATAAGTAVGASAGAAASGAADGGAAPTGWNRRGFLLAAGATAVLSTGAGALGRALTGRRGAGAAASRTAVRLPAPASPAAPIPAGAALRTPGISSFTTPNKDFYRVDTALVVPKVDAETWRLRIHGKGVSRPRSYSFAELLQRPLIERDITLTCVSNEVGGPYAGSARWLGVRLSDLLREAGVTPPSRGGRADQLIARSVDAMTLGTPVEDVMDGRDAMLAVGMNGEPLPFEHGFPVRMVVPGLYGYVSACKWIRDIELTTFDAYDPYWVKRGWARRAPIKTQARIDTPKPFARTPAGPVTVAGVAWAQHRGIERVEVRVDDGPWQEADLAAQATTDTWRQWSFPWQTTPGGHTLTVRATDGTGEVQTEERTRTIPDGASGRHSVFVTAN
- a CDS encoding fasciclin domain-containing protein — encoded protein: MNTLRFRRTALAVATAAVLPFALAACSDSDSGKDTAAGPAADASTAASSPASDASGSMTADGPFGPACAGVPAQGAGSFDGMAKDPVATAASNNPALSTLVAAVKQAGLVDTLNNAKDITVFAPTNAAFAKIPKADLDKVLADKATLTKILTYHVVGEKLTPKQLENGSFTTLETGKLTTAGSGESYKVNGTSSVVCGNVPTANATVYIVDTVLMPK